The Pogona vitticeps strain Pit_001003342236 chromosome 6, PviZW2.1, whole genome shotgun sequence genome contains a region encoding:
- the LOC144583603 gene encoding uncharacterized protein LOC144583603, translating into MAMLAGDFGTWESKITFQSSTLEWGCIMEGKASVNCHIFPVLNHFFFSLGCIVWTYSNFEDDISYLYPDEEELFEEEDQGSHCGDAYYDRIALYCWPKFHAALMAIDDSSRCLWEMIGSVYGELALCTGLVAAGMGCPMSSSTLDAFFMRIHAEYFTNCSLPSTSAPDHQPHTGTVAILIFLSVCLVPISVVLILRKV; encoded by the exons atggccatgctggctggggattttggAACTTGGGAGTccaaaataactttccaaagCAGCACCTTAGAGTGGGGTTGCATTATGGAAGGGAAGGCCAGTGTGAATTGTCATATTTTCCCTGTACTAaaccatttcttcttttctttagggTGCATAGTATGGACCTACAGCAACTTTGAAGATGACA tCTCCTACTTGTATCCAGATGAAGAAG AGTTGTTTGAAGAGGAGGACCAAGGCAGTCACTGTGGAGATGCCTACTATGATCGGATAGCCTTATACTGCTGGCCCAAATTTCATGCTGCCCTCATGGCTATAGATGACAGCAGTCGGTGCCTATGGGAAATGATTGGCAG CGTGTATGGTGAACTTGCCCTCTGTACAGGACTAGTGGCAGCAGGTATGGGCTGCCCCATGTCAAGCTCCACCCTGGATGCCTTCTTCATGAGAATCCACGCCGAGTACTTCACCAACTGCTCCTTGCCTAGCACTAGTGCCCCTGaccatcagccacacacaggAACAGTTGCAATCTTGATTTTCTTGTCTGTTTGCCTTGTGCCCATTTCTGTTGTGCTCATCCTCCGCAAGGTCTAA